The DNA segment GCCTTTTGTATTACGTAGTCCTTGGCGCCCGCTAGATGTCATTTTGTCAGGGCACATGGTACATGTCTTAACATTGACAAAAGTGACAGCTGGGTTCATTTGATCACCCACACTGAAAGATGAAAGCAGATATAAATAAGGAGCATGTTTGATAACAGTTATGAgtcgtgggggggggggatgattTATTGAGGAGCTCTGACCCCCATACAGCAGGTGTGCTGCACATGAAAAGTAGCACTGGAAAAGTAAAGAGTAATGTCAGATGTTAATCAGTGATCAGTTGTAGACCTGTAGATAAGTAGGTTGTGGCTgatgtgttgtgctgtgtttgaCAGCCTCTTGTCCCTCAGGGAACGGGTCCTGATATATCTGCACGACTTGGGGTTGTGCCTCACCACCTGCAGCCCAAGGACCCCAGGGTAAGGACAGTATGCTTACTTTCAACTTGTTTGCATCATCCCTCcaatcatgttgttttctttacatgAAAATATGCTGATGAGGAAAGCCAGTTTAGGCTAGGATGTGCTGCAACATGGGCCTAGTCAGTGCAGTAAAGAGTGCAAAACTATTTCTGATGAAGAGTGAgacatgatgattaaaagtgGTTTTACACTTCTGTTCTCTTGTAGCTAACTGATCCATTTGGGACATCGTTGAAAGTCAGTAATGTAAgcaaaaacagatgtttttgaaTCCCTTGGCTCCTTAAAACCTTCAGCCTGTTTTACTTTCTCACTGCTTCACTCACTCTTTGCACTAATCTCACTTGTAATCTTGACTGCTACTGGTCTATTCTCTGCCCTTGCACACCCAGTTAGATATTTCAGACCCAGAAATTACCCCAGTTATAATGTATGTGGTTACATAtgcatgactttttttatattccCAAACTTATACTGAGCCCTGGCAAGTAACTTTATCTCCAGCTGGAAACCCCAATCTTGTGGAGAGGCTAGACAAGATATCTCTGAACACGACGAAGGACATCTGACTCTGTGTGCAAAGGCTTTCAAGTTGTACATGCAAGATTCATGGAATAACATAGTAAActcctgtgattttttttttttttttttgtgctgtgcaGAAACCAGGAAAATGGTGTGCTATGCATGTATATGTGGCCTGGATGATTCTAAGCCATCAGAAAAAAGTAAAggtatgtttttcttattaaattcCTGTGTTGTAATTTTCCTAAAAGTATATTTCACTTGTCACAAGCAGTTTTATTCCAGTGAGATGTTCAGAGTAGATAGAGGAAGGTTTAAATAGAAAGTGTCGTGACCCCTTAAAATGCCAAGTTAACTTTTCTGCCCACATCTTTCAGCTGATGCAGGCTGATCCTCACAAGTTGGACTTCCGCAATGACCTGCTGGCCCGTCTTCCTGGAGCTGGGGGACTTGGCCCCTTGGGGCCCATAGGAGGAGCCCTTCCTCCCACTCATGACCTGACCAGACCTCCCAGTCTGTTCTCAGCTACAGGTGCATGTCTAAACATTTTTGTCTCTTAAGAACAGCTGACAGAATGTGAGTTTATTGTTGATTTGACAGCTTGAAGACAAAAAGATTCAAGCTGTGTGGCCTGTTTTTTccttagttttgtgttttagtaTTTCACTCCTGCACATGTATTGTGCACTGAACTGAACTTGTCGATGCCTTCTACCTGTCATAATCTTTCCGATTTGTCCTGTCCTCACATCCCTGTAGTTTGACAGCTCCTGTAGCATTGCTATCCAAATCACAGCATGAAATGTGTGAGAAGCTTGATTTGATTACTcatgacattgttttgttttactacaACTTCTCTCCCTCAGGTGCAGTCAATCCGTCCTCAGCTCAGTTCATCTCTCCATCAACGCCCCACTCCTCTTTCCTCGCACCAACTGCACACTTGGGTAAGAGCAACTTAAAAAGACACatcatcaaataaatgaaaatcaactgtgtatttatttaaatgtaatagaAATATAATGTGATTTGTATCAACACAgcattttttactgtttatctgcctgtgtgtttcagatcCGTACGGCCGATCCCCACCCTTCACCCCGCTGGGAGCTCTGGGTTCTGGTGCCTTTGGAGGACTTGGCAGCCCAACACTGGGTCAGTCTCACAACATCTCTAGTCTCGAAACACGAGACTTAAGGATAGACTCAAATTTTTTAAATACTGTCAGcacgtgtgtgttgtgtatgttgAGAGACAACTCAACACTTCCCCACACTTACgtatatacagtttatacagcTGATACGGTTCAGACACTGAAATTCAATCCTTTTAGTGTAGTTTGAGTAACAGATTGATGCATCTCAGATAGCTAAACACTGAGACAAGATTTTACAGCTCTGGTGGCAATTGTATTATCTTTCATTATGAGAGTCAGAAGTTTAACAGTAGAAATACTCCGTTAACATTACAGAGTAATTTACCAGGAGTTTGCTCTTGCATATATTTGATTTGCCACTGCAACATCTTGCTGGATGGTTTCACCTTCCTGCCAAAGTTGAGCCACGTTCCACTTTTTTGCCGCACATTCatgctttttattgtttttttttttctttttctttactgtattttgctGGAGCTCCCTGCATTGGTGCCCCTGCTGTGTCACTGGACTGGTCTCTGTCAGTTGAATAAAGgggctgaatttctttctcaCAGGGCTAATGTCAGCCTTATTGCTTGGTGTAATCATTCCTTGAAGTGATCCCTTCCTAATGCAACTCCATTTCAGAAATTCGGGGACAGACTCGACCGTCCTCCTTcagtttaaaaatgcatttgtaaagttcagctgaagcgaacatgaggcttcagcagttaGTGAAATCAAGTGGGTATCTTTATCCTACAAGTGTTGCGTAAATTTATTGCTGAGGCTGTTGTGCCGGCAACAAACCTAGATGCAGATACTAGGCGATCTCTCCCTGCAGCGACTCAGCAAGGAAATGCTGTCCAGGGAAGCTCACAGAAGGAAATTGTACTGTAAGGCTGTAACTTTAGACGATATTTGCTCTGTCTGGCTAACACAGACAGCTGATTAGTTTCTTCATTAGTTTCAGCTTAaattagaaatacatttttgcttGCAATACTGTGGATTTTTTCCGTCATCTTTTTACAGTGTAGCCGCAGGTCAAATGAAGAAATCCCATCATGGCCAGTGGAGATGGGAGGTATAATTACACCAACCAGTAAATCAACTCATATGTGGCATATGAGTGTTGCATGTAGACAGACTTGTGAAAAGCCAAACCTGTCCTTTACGTTCTGCtcctttgtctgtctttatgGTAGATACTGTATACACCCATGTGAATGAACTTGTAAGGTTGTAATTACAACTTGATTTGATACTTGGAACTTTAAAAAAATTGACTGGTTGGCTTCAATATAGTGAGAGGATAGAGAGTGTGTGGGTGGAGAATGATATCACATCTTAATATCACAAAGGACAGTTGCTTAACAGCATTAGAAGAAGACAAAATAACACAGCTACTGTGGCTTTAGTTTATTATACTTTATAAGTCCTTATAAAGGTGAGGTGTTAAATGGAGGCTAATTCTGTCACACATTCAGTCGCCAGCTGATCTGCATTTGTGATTATGGGCTGTAAAACTGTTAGAAGTATTGAAAACAGGAACTGGGGAGATGCTTGCTTCAAAGAAACTGCTAAAATTCCATGGTAGCGTGCCATCCTCATGAGAGAGGTCAATGATTGTAGCGGTTACCATCCTCTCAAGACATTATTAACCCACAATTCACCATGTGGGAGGAAAGTAAAACTACTaacagtttctgtttcttttcagtcTTCTCAGAAGTTTCTGACTAACTGTCTAACAATTATAGCAGATACTTTCGCGAACTGATATCTGGTTCTGATAAAAGCCTGCAGTCATAAATGCATATTGAAGCTGTAACACAGCCTCTGATATATATTTCCCCCTCCCTGCCTTTATTGCTACAGCGCAGCTTTGATCTAGGcctgggttgtttttttttgttttttttttatcgcaAACAACTCCTTGTACCACTATATGTAATTGAGGTTTTGTTGTTTAACTACAGTTACATTGCTGAGTCTAAACCACATCAGGTGTATAACATTGTCTAACATAAACAACCATGTAAGAACTCTGTCTAAATATATGCAATACAAAATTAACTTAAATATTATGAAATTAGGAATCTGACTGACTTTTTGTTCTTCAGACATAATTTGGTCAAACAAAAAGTTTTAAGATGAAATGCCCAGCCCTACTTCTCCATCTCAGCAGGTGAAACTTGTCTTAACTTTGGCCGAGGCGTTTGTTTGTCAtcactctgcttttctctcctcttaatgcttttctctcctgtctcaTAGCACAGCTACAGCTCAGCTGTTACTGTCAGAGACATGCTGTGAATGGCTGTGCTGGCCTTTGTCATTGATATACAAGTACAAGGTTGGATGCATCAATTTGAGTAGCCAAGAAGACTGGAAGCAGTCCAAATAAACATGAAAGCATGGATTTAGACATCTCTGTCAAATTGGAAAAAAACTCATGGTGTATTGGGAGGTTGTCCCATCGTTTAGCTGCGTTTGACGACTTGACTAAGCTGGAGGAGATCACTCATTAAGGAGCCCAGTGCTAAAACGCATCAGTTAAAGGGTTTCAAGAGGTTTGATCATTTAGCAACTTGTTTAGATTAAGATTTCTGTTGTATATGCTGTAAAAGAGGTTgttgaaataatacaaacaagTTTAGTGTTGGACTTTTGTTGTTTAGGTTTGTTGCTTAAGTGTTTTTACTTGTGTTAACTTGAAAAAACTGTGGCTTAATATTAGAAGCTAACTACACAACCTActgtgaaacatgtttttttttcttcacaagATGGGAATAGCAgctttatgaaatattttatttgaaagctTTAAGGTAAAAATGGTTTACATCCCTTTTTTaacaataaatgtctttttggtCTGCAGCGGGCTCCATGTTTGGCCCTAAAGACACACCAGCCAGTGTGGTCGGGGGCTTGTCCAACCCCAACCATCACGACGCGTGGAACCGTCTACACGGCGGCCCGTCTGGGTTCCCCGTTGGCCCCAACTGGGTTAAAGGCTTGGATAAGAGGGacgagagggacagagggaaagatggagagaggcgAGACATCCCCCACATCAAAGATGAAAAGGACAGGTATGACATTCAGCTGATTTTAATGTCGGCTTTACATTTCAAGATTTAAAGGAAtagctttgatttttttttttttttttttacacaaagtGGTGTTTGTAAGCGATCAGTACCCACATTACTCCAGGCAGTCCTGTGGTCACAGATTTCCCACTAAGATAGGGACATGTTGGGTGAAAATGAACCATGGAGACAAgctattaaaacacataaaatagaTTTAACCCAACAGGATACAACAACAATTTCCCCTCATATCTCTATATCAGATGTGATGAAAGTGAAATACTGGGCATTTTTAGTGAAGCTTGGATGATCAATGCATCTTTTATACATTGCCTGTGCTTGAattttagggctgcaactattGATTATTTCtgaattgttttgtctatacaATAATCACAAATATGAAGATGGTGAAAAATGTCGGAGCCTTAGGTGGTGATTTCAAATTTTGTCAGACCaactgtccaaaacccaaagatatccAGTGTTCTATCAGataagaaagaaatacaaactgactttaaacgattaatttattatcagaatagttgcagattatttttgtcagttgactaatagaaaaataaagtaattaataTTTAAGCTCTAAGGCATTTATAAATTAACATACATGTAATGTGTTGAGATTTATTGAAAGAGAGATACATGTATGGACGGTGTATGACTGGTTTGAGAACTGCAATTTAGGAGTTTTTATgatgtaacttttttttgcGCTTCTTTTCACAGAGACAATATGCTGTATGGCCGACAACCTGTGAGAATGTCTCCGGTTGGCCCTCCCTTCAAGCCCCGCAGTAGCACCCCAGTCTCCCACATTAATGGCCACAACAGTGTCCTGGGGCCGAGCAGTGGGCCTATTGAGGACTTGACACGCAGCTTAAGTAGAGACAGAGACCGTgagcgagacagagagggggacaAGAGGCCACTGCCAACAGTGTCTTCACGAGCACCTCCTCTTGGCTCTTCGTCTTTAGTAGCAGACAGGGACAGACCACGGTCTTCCTCATCTTCTGTTCTCACTACTCCCCCTCCCTCCAATCGCTCCGCCCCATCTCCTTTGGACCTTTACCCCCGCCCAATGGCCCCAACAGCACATAGCCACCACAACGAACCCTCACACTCCCAAAGAGACAGCAACCTCCCTGCTTCCTCCGCAGCTTCTGCCTCCATCACCTCTTTGTCTCAGGCCAGGAAGCCTGACCGGACCACAACACCCATCTCCAAACCTCCCATGCCCTTCCCCCCAGTTAAAGTCAAAGAGGAGCGGAAAGAGGAGCCGGAGCACATCCCCATATCCTTGCCTCCCCCAGCGCCCAACCACAGCTTTGACCGGCCCAACAGTCATCCACACCACCATAGATCTGGtaccccttcctcctctttatcACTGACTCCCACTCCTGGTGTTCCCCTCCCACCACCCACTCCAAACCCTCCTTCCCACCAACACCTTTCCCTGCTGGACCGCTCAAGAGCCATTGAAGCGTACCTAGGAAGCACGGCAGGAGCTGCAGGGCTGGTGATGGGTTCAGGAGAACGTTTTACCCATGGTCCACCCCAAGGACCATCACAGGGCCCTCATAGCTTCACCTGGGACCCCTGGAGGGAGCTGGCAGCTCAGCAGCAACATCACCATCGTAGGGAGGCTTTGGCACTTAGGTCAGACCCTCATCTAGCCCTGCGATCCGATCCACATCTGGCCCGGCTGCTCCAGCATCAGCGTCTTCTGGAAGCAGAGAGGGTTGCGGCtgtagcagctgcagcagcagcagcggccgCCCCTCACCACCCTCCGTCTTCTACCTCTTCTGCCCCCACCTCTGCTGTCCGCCAGGAGTTCGGCCTAATGGCCCATCATTTTGACCGCCCTCATCAGCTCGGACCCCCAGGAGGAGGACTGATGGATGAGGAGCAGCGTGCCCAGATCCTGAGGGAAGACTTTGAGCGGGCTCGCTTCTTTGGAATGCACCCACACCTCCCCGCTGGCTCTCACCTCTCAAGCCCCTCTCATGCTGCTACTGCCGCTCACCTGGAGCAGCTCCACCCTGGCCTTCTCTCCCACCAGCTTCCCCCAggagcctctgctgcttctcagCACCATGCGGGCCTCTACTCCCGTCTAGCTCCACTAAACCCACACCACATGTCCAACGGCCTCCTGGCAAAGACCCCTGCAGGCTTGCTGCCAGTAGGGGCACCGCCTCCACTCATTCCGTCCATCACCAGCCGATCGTCCACACCTCCCCGCAGACTTGGAGGGCAAGGGGAGCTGGCACTGTACAGTGCCCACAAAGATGGAGAGTCCAGATAGTACAGGGACAACACTGGAGGAGATTCAGGGACATGTCAGGATCACTGTGCTGCTCTCAACCTGCCCCCTTTTCCTCTTGCAGACTACTAAACCCTGCCCTCCCAGTTACACAACCGAACCAGCTGCAGTCCCCCACCAGAGAGGGGTAACAAAACTGGCTGGAGGTGATGGTAGGGAGGGAAATGCAAGACTCATCAGTGTGATTTGGAATATGCCCAATGGTTCTATCAGTGCAATTTAAAGGTACATGGTTTCTGTGCATCCttggtgtatttttattttatactggCTGTTGGTTATTACAGTACTCACTTTCGAAAGCTGTAAGAAGAGGCAGAGGACagcttttttcatttgtcaggTGAATTAAGATCCATGCTTTTAAAAGCAAGCCTTTTCCGGCTGGATTGGAAATGACTTCCAGAGGGATGTGCGCTTTGAGAACAAGTCAAGGGTTCATCCTCAGCTTGGTTAACTCATGGGATATTGTAAAGCCCTCCTCTACATAAATCAAGCCTGATATTGGGTATTGTGGATGAGGGTTTTTAGAAATACAGTCGTAAAGTGGTGCTTTctgttctgtctttgtgtctttttgtcattGTGAAAAGACAGATTACTGATGAGACCATTTAATGAAGATCAGTAAGCATCGTACCTCAGTTTCCTGCTTTACCCAAAAATCTAACCCCAAACCCTCAGCTTCACTGATAATGAGATTCAACCTTTTTtggcttgttttttgttttcaaaggaTGAATGGCAAAATGAACTGTGCTACACTGTGTGAGTGAACACAGTATTTTAGAGCTTCCTGTAACTGTTTCCCAGTCTCCTCTTGACTATACGAGCAGGACCAGATTATAGTAGTCTAGAGAAATTGCCTTTGTAATTATTATTCTTAACATTAATTATCttctataataataaatatattcactGTTATGTTATTTGTCATTGTTTCGGGTATCAACCAGTACTCTCTCCCCAGGTAGTAATATGTTTCAAATCATGCAAAAGACAAAGCAGAAGGCTTGCTTCACAGAAAACTTTTTAATGCTTGTGAACATTAAGCCTTATCGATTGCAACCTCTGGCCTCTTCAAGGATCTCATCTGTGACTTTATTATGCTGAGAGGGAGGTTTGCCTGTGTGTCACTGGTTGTGTGCTATATCCATTTGGGACTATGGGAGCCTTGTACATTGAACTGTCGAGTTGTTTCATCAACAAAAATAAGTTATATACATGGATAAGTGGGACATCTGCtgaagaactgaaaaaaaaaataaaaggacttGTGTCAAAAGACAACTAGACAGTGGGTATCCTGAGAGGGAAAAGACTGGGTCGATTATTTTAATATGACCATTTTATACCTTTCAAACCCCTCCCCTAGAGACCACAAagattaattattaaatgaattgTTGTTTACTCTGTTGTGTGGGTCTTTTGTTCTGAATCTTTAAAAGCAactaacaaatatttttcttatggGTTAATCTGCTGATCAGTTATTCCATTAACTGTTTGGTGTATagattgtatttttcttttttttctttttaaatcaaaaggGAAAATGTGTGTCACAATTTCTTAAAGTCCAGTTGACATATTTAGAATCCAAAGGCCAAATATATCAGAAGAGTatgaaaacaagcacattttacattttaggagCTATGGCCGTGGAATTTgggggtttttatttttaaaaatggccagttattttgttttagctttattaaatgtgatattttatacTTAATATCTCAGTTGAGCTGCTTCCTTTTACACGGTGTGACAGATTATCATTGACACTTGAATTTCCCCTTAGGATGAAGTAAGTATCCATTATCCAAACAGACCataaagaaaatctgaaataacTGTTACCGTAACAATCCTACTAGGGctacaattaatttttttttctttatgattgattaatctgaaaattattttgatttatcATTAGTGTGATCTGTAAAGTgtgagaaaatagtgaaaatgccACTTACAGTGTCCTTGAGCCCAAGTTGATGGTGTAAAAGTGCATGCTTTATCTGACTAACTgaagacattcagtttactatcatgtaGGACAAAAGAATAAgaagagaagctggaaccagcaaatgttttgtcattttgctttaaaaatggcTGAGgcaataaatacattattaaaataGATGGTTTAATTAAATTTTCTATGATTGACTAATCAAATTTGAAATTGACTATTGTTTTAGCTCCAAATCCTAAATTTTAAAGGAAATGAACAGGAAAGTATTCCACGTACTTCCCCTGGGTTTTATTAAGAATTAGGAGGTCTTACATAATCTAATGTCCAGATCCTTTGATCATAAATTTATCCAAAAGCATAATTTGTGgcttcattaaaatgacaaaatggcGTCTTGAGttatctgaccaacagtccaaaacacaaagatactCATTTACTGTCTTGTATGGAAAGGAAAAGCCttaaatcctcacatctgagaatcTGGAACCAGCAAGTGTCTgccatttttgctttaaaaaaataatcttattagattattaataaaaataatttattatcaaaatagttaattttctgttgataattaatcaactaatgTTTCAGGTCTATATCCTGACATGGAATTAAAAAAAGTATTACACCTATTCACCATGGGTTTTACCTACAATAAAGAGGTTTACATATCATAATGCCTCAAATGTTGAGGTCCTttgaacataaaacacaacataactTATACCTAGATTAATCACCATCTCTTTGTCACTCAATGATCAAACGAAATGACTACAAAAACTACTCATATATCTGGTACAGAATGACGCGTAAAGACATGACTTGTAAACAATCATGTTAAAATAATTGTTcgagtgatttaaaaaatgttaatctAAAAGTGGAAATAAGATGATTACAATTACAATATTTTATTGTTGGCCTTTATTGTGCCTgtgacaaagaagaaaaatattactTATTCATAGTTTTACGCTCACTAAGGTCGGTAAATAACGTACAAATAGTCAGAAATATCAAAATTTCAAGTGGCGCGCTTGTCCATATCTCGCGAGATTTCCCGGTGTTCAGTACTTTGTCAGCAGCAGCGATCCTCCACCATTTCGCTGCGTAAAGTCTCCTCCCCGCGACCGCTACATTCTGCGCCGAAACCCAGTCTCTCCCGGTCCGTATTTTAACTTCTTCCCACAGACCTAGTGGTACCTCGTTGGGTACCGGGAGAAAGTTTGGATTATTGGCATTACGGATTGAGTGCGATTTTACGTGGATGACGACTCCTTCAACGAGAATTTAGTAAAAGAAAATTGGTCGGAAATTTCAGGTAGGTGGGAACTTAAGATGGCGGCCttgagagggaggggggcaagGAGGAAGTAACGGGGGTACTTGAGGGGGGCTCAGACAGACGGCGGGACACAATCAGACTGCATTTCACTTGGTGGTATATTTTGAATGGACTGTATTGCAATTTGTAGACACTACACTGAACCAAGACAGGGCGGCGAAATAGAAGTTCACAACAACAATTTAAACTGCGTTTAGCAAAATAAATTGCGATTAAAGTACCATTTCCTTGCAGTCGCTTCTAAAGAGCCAGTCTTGGTGGGACAGTGCGGGTCCCCCTAAATCCCCCGTGTAATCATTGCAAAATTTATATGGAACTTTGGAACATTGTTTAATTGCCTTTTGTATATTTGGATAGAAATTAATAGTTGTTAGGgcttgtattttaatatttttaaactaatttattttcgTTAAAAGAGATTTGACCCCACGCAATGACGTCACGAGTGATTGTCCCCCTCTGTAGTGCATGCAGAAGCGGGTTTTAATGCAACTTTTCGGGTGTTTTTGTCTCCCTGTGAAGTAACTTGGTAAATGTGTCGGCATAAATATACAGGCTCCTTTACAAGCCGGAGCATTACATAACTGCGGGTGGGATGTGGCGCTTGCGCATCAAATGAACGCACCCTACTACTAACTCTTCCAGCTTGCTAGTTAGCAGCAGTGCCACCCAAGCAGTGTTATTGTgggagctaacgttagctagctaaccaCACTAGCCAAACCGGTCTTGTGTTGAAATACGTTCCCTCATCGATTAGTTTTTCCCCATTACCACAACCTGAACCTTGGTTTATCCCTGTCTCTACCGAGTCGCTTTTTGCGATGCTTATAACCTCAAGACAACCTTACTCTAATCCTGAAACAGTTACCTGTCCGGCGCCTAACCAATAACCTA comes from the Seriola aureovittata isolate HTS-2021-v1 ecotype China chromosome 21, ASM2101889v1, whole genome shotgun sequence genome and includes:
- the fbrs gene encoding autism susceptibility gene 2 protein homolog isoform X1 translates to MEGPSRSTGFRQSRRSRSQRDRERRRRRVDLAEERATSLSSGSDREACGTNSVLGPGGRECRPGFGRHRPPRRRKRESVSCEEDIIDGFAIASFISLEALEMDCSLKPSQRTDMLGRRNKGKRGPEENGGGPLSEPEEGAPHSYSSSCWNKSRNKRRKIEGHPLETGYICDTESDTGDKASDNDMDRVFTVTTTKVVEPAPSNMGTSMGKSCPSLPARCGGVSRFMVTPRVSGLERSQEKSLEPHFPEPVSSSTSSASFCLPSHSPVTASGTVPRPNPMTSNGSRHNGSPPLSKHKSFLTLPGRSHSIYNINNSFLPFRSSTPVKPPPSASSVASSSSSMRPPTPSTSVSLPHNRGSGSSGPLRPPSRASSGALYTSSPGLPPPPPLLQGPAHSAAAEREGRRSVPGAENNAATAGRSTPGGPSASSSAPGSSGRTSQNQPSIQPLAFQFHQHNHQHQHTHTHQHFTPFLHPTATAPPLFDKYPGKMDGLYRHPFFPQYPPPSVPSIQPVIPPTGPFSSLQGAFQPKPLVPQGTGPDISARLGVVPHHLQPKDPRLTDPFGTSLKVSNKPGKWCAMHVYVAWMILSHQKKVKLMQADPHKLDFRNDLLARLPGAGGLGPLGPIGGALPPTHDLTRPPSLFSATGAVNPSSAQFISPSTPHSSFLAPTAHLDPYGRSPPFTPLGALGSGAFGGLGSPTLAGSMFGPKDTPASVVGGLSNPNHHDAWNRLHGGPSGFPVGPNWVKGLDKRDERDRGKDGERRDIPHIKDEKDRDNMLYGRQPVRMSPVGPPFKPRSSTPVSHINGHNSVLGPSSGPIEDLTRSLSRDRDRERDREGDKRPLPTVSSRAPPLGSSSLVADRDRPRSSSSSVLTTPPPSNRSAPSPLDLYPRPMAPTAHSHHNEPSHSQRDSNLPASSAASASITSLSQARKPDRTTTPISKPPMPFPPVKVKEERKEEPEHIPISLPPPAPNHSFDRPNSHPHHHRSGTPSSSLSLTPTPGVPLPPPTPNPPSHQHLSLLDRSRAIEAYLGSTAGAAGLVMGSGERFTHGPPQGPSQGPHSFTWDPWRELAAQQQHHHRREALALRSDPHLALRSDPHLARLLQHQRLLEAERVAAVAAAAAAAAAPHHPPSSTSSAPTSAVRQEFGLMAHHFDRPHQLGPPGGGLMDEEQRAQILREDFERARFFGMHPHLPAGSHLSSPSHAATAAHLEQLHPGLLSHQLPPGASAASQHHAGLYSRLAPLNPHHMSNGLLAKTPAGLLPVGAPPPLIPSITSRSSTPPRRLGGQGELALYSAHKDGESR
- the fbrs gene encoding autism susceptibility gene 2 protein homolog isoform X4, which encodes MEGPSRSTGFRQSRRSRSQRDRERRRRRVDLAEERATSLSSGSDREACGTNSVLGPGGRECRPGFGRHRPPRRRKRESVSCEEDIIDGFAIASFISLEALEMDCSLKPSQRTDMLGRRNKGKRGPEENGGGPLSEPEEGAPHSYSSSCWNKSRNKRRKIEGHPLETGYICDTESDTGDKASDNDMDRVFTVTTTKVVEPAPSNMGTSMGKSCPSLPARCGGVSRFMVTPRVSGLERSQEKSLEPHFPEPVSSSTSSASFCLPSHSPVTASGTVPRPNPMTSNGSRHNGSPPLSKHKSFLTLPGRSHSIYNINNSFLPFRSSTPVKPPPSASSVASSSSSMRPPTPSTSVSLPHNRGSGSSGPLRPPSRASSGALYTSSPGLPPPPPLLQGPAHSAAAEREGRRSVPGAENNAATAGRSTPGGPSASSSAPGSSGRTSQNQPSIQPLAFQFHQHNHQHQHTHTHQHFTPFLHPTATAPPLFDKYPGKMDGLYRHPFFPQYPPPSVPSIQPVIPPTGPFSSLQGAFQPKPLVPQGTGPDISARLGVVPHHLQPKDPRKPGKWCAMHVYVAWMILSHQKKVKLMQADPHKLDFRNDLLARLPGAGGLGPLGPIGGALPPTHDLTRPPSLFSATGAVNPSSAQFISPSTPHSSFLAPTAHLDPYGRSPPFTPLGALGSGAFGGLGSPTLAGSMFGPKDTPASVVGGLSNPNHHDAWNRLHGGPSGFPVGPNWVKGLDKRDERDRGKDGERRDIPHIKDEKDRDNMLYGRQPVRMSPVGPPFKPRSSTPVSHINGHNSVLGPSSGPIEDLTRSLSRDRDRERDREGDKRPLPTVSSRAPPLGSSSLVADRDRPRSSSSSVLTTPPPSNRSAPSPLDLYPRPMAPTAHSHHNEPSHSQRDSNLPASSAASASITSLSQARKPDRTTTPISKPPMPFPPVKVKEERKEEPEHIPISLPPPAPNHSFDRPNSHPHHHRSGTPSSSLSLTPTPGVPLPPPTPNPPSHQHLSLLDRSRAIEAYLGSTAGAAGLVMGSGERFTHGPPQGPSQGPHSFTWDPWRELAAQQQHHHRREALALRSDPHLALRSDPHLARLLQHQRLLEAERVAAVAAAAAAAAAPHHPPSSTSSAPTSAVRQEFGLMAHHFDRPHQLGPPGGGLMDEEQRAQILREDFERARFFGMHPHLPAGSHLSSPSHAATAAHLEQLHPGLLSHQLPPGASAASQHHAGLYSRLAPLNPHHMSNGLLAKTPAGLLPVGAPPPLIPSITSRSSTPPRRLGGQGELALYSAHKDGESR